One region of Dehalococcoidia bacterium genomic DNA includes:
- a CDS encoding nitronate monooxygenase, whose translation MKTRITELFGIKHPIVLSGMAFVSLPRLVAAVSNAGGLGIFNSVANSPDQLKGIIQEIKTLTDKPFAINVTLIFPNGKENAEMALAEKAPIINFALGKGDWIIKQAHTYGGKVVSTVATERHAIRAAEQGADGIIVTGHEAAAHGGDVGGMVLLPQIASKVKIPIISAGGYCDGRGLAAALALGADAIAMGTRFVVTQECDVHPNIKQTAMKCQMEETIYSAGIDGLPGRWYANKKALEMANSKTSYMEALKAGWAMRKQVDTPIWKLLAGSLQKRGVQQLAQQAIGIDALGKILDEGDLENGVVPFGQVVGRIRDLPTCKELIERIVAEAEETIKGLQAKV comes from the coding sequence GTGAAAACCAGAATAACGGAGCTCTTCGGAATAAAACATCCCATTGTGTTATCGGGAATGGCCTTCGTCAGCCTGCCCAGGCTGGTCGCGGCGGTCAGCAACGCAGGCGGACTGGGTATTTTCAACAGCGTGGCAAACTCTCCCGACCAACTCAAGGGCATTATCCAGGAGATCAAGACACTGACGGACAAGCCTTTCGCTATAAACGTCACCCTTATATTCCCCAACGGAAAAGAGAATGCCGAGATGGCGCTGGCCGAGAAGGCTCCTATAATTAACTTCGCCCTGGGTAAGGGCGACTGGATCATCAAGCAGGCTCATACCTACGGCGGCAAGGTCGTGTCCACGGTAGCCACGGAACGCCATGCCATCAGGGCGGCCGAGCAGGGCGCCGACGGCATTATCGTCACCGGGCACGAGGCGGCAGCACATGGCGGCGATGTGGGCGGCATGGTTCTGCTGCCGCAAATAGCCAGCAAGGTAAAGATACCCATCATCTCCGCCGGCGGATACTGCGACGGGCGCGGACTGGCTGCGGCTCTGGCCCTGGGCGCCGATGCCATCGCCATGGGCACACGTTTCGTGGTAACCCAGGAATGCGATGTGCATCCCAATATCAAACAGACTGCAATGAAATGTCAGATGGAAGAGACGATATATTCGGCGGGCATCGACGGCCTGCCCGGGCGATGGTACGCCAATAAGAAGGCTCTTGAGATGGCTAACAGCAAGACTTCATATATGGAGGCGCTCAAAGCCGGCTGGGCGATGAGAAAACAGGTGGATACCCCCATCTGGAAGCTGCTTGCAGGCAGCCTTCAGAAAAGGGGCGTACAGCAGCTGGCGCAGCAGGCCATCGGCATAGACGCGCTGGGTAAAATCCTGGACGAGGGCGACCTGGAGAACGGCGTGGTGCCGTTCGGCCAGGTTGTAGGCCGCATACGCGACCTGCCCACCTGCAAAGAGCTGATCGAGCGCATCGTGGCCGAGGCGGAGGAAACCATCAAAGGGCTTCAGGCAAAGGTTTAA